In the Pleuronectes platessa chromosome 23, fPlePla1.1, whole genome shotgun sequence genome, GCATGAAGTTAAACAAAATGTTGATTGGACCAGCTGCTTTCTCACAGGGaagaaaaacccacaaaaaatatattggattaatattattaatacttTCAAACGTGTATCAggatattcaaaataaaacttgcTGATCTTAATTGTGTTCCTAAGAGCACGTGGTGTATTTAAATATCAGATTTCTGTTCGACAAACTCTCCAAAACAACAGCTCTAACTATAGACGCTTTATTTTTCTTGCTTTATATTTTTGCAGGTGCAAATCTTCACATTCAGTGTTTGGGACTAAAACAAAACTTGGAAACTAAGCAGAGGTTCTCAGGGCATGTTGAGATAATGTCCGTTCAAACTTCTGACATGTGAATTCAagctattactattattattattactattagtagtagtagtattattatGAATTGCACAGTTGGATTTGACTATGAATGCAAAGTCGCCTGCAGTGCCCCCTTGTGGTGAAGCTGCAACATTACAGGCCCCAGCACTTCCTCTCAGCTCATCTCCAATTCCCTGGGATGTGCAGATGTTCTTCTTCTCGGGTTGGTGTCAATCTTTTAAAATTCATAAACAAGACTTCATGAGGGATTCATTCTTCACATCAGGAAACGAGATGCAACTAGAGAGGGAAGCTGAGGCCGCACGGATTTAAAGAGCACTGCTGCCCCCTAGAGGATCAAAGCAGATTAACAGCATGGGGGGGatgaacagagagaagaagagccaACGCgtctgttctgctgctgtcGGTGATGCGGTGGAAGCAGAGGAATGTCTTTGCATGTAAATGCTCTCAGGTCACAGGACGTCCACTTCCTGTGAGGTCCGTTGGGatgaacaagtgtgtgtgtttgtgtgtagatgtgtatCGTCCTATGACGGCAggtgactatgtgtgtgtgttggtgtgtgtttgtgtacttccGGTGAGAAAGGGGACCAGGAAGTGGGGGCTCAGTCGAATCCCTGCCAGTCGCTCTGTTCGGAGTCGTACTCCAGCTCCACCCCGATGCAGCGCACCCCCTCCAGCAGCATGGGGGTGCCGTGGTGACGATCTGAGGGAAGAGCCACACACATTTCCGTATGAAACCATAATTCCCTGGATCTACTTTATTATGTGTGCTTCCAAGCATTGGAAGcaagcattggtggttcagtggtagaattctcgcctgccacgcgggaggcccgggttcgattcccggccaaTGCAACTtccttttatctttttttccatAGATATGTAAACACACATATTATTAACGTTTTGACCAATTGTCGCTTTCTATTCTTTAAactttaataaatataatttataaatatttaatttaaataaacttagatgttgaaggttaaattgaattgaatgttACTTGAGCTTTTAAATATCACAACAATTAAGACCAATAACTTCAGGAAACGTCTTTTATATGAAAACCCTGTAAACATTGTGTATTCAGAGCAGATGGTTTAACACACAGTGATCAGATCTCTGATAGTAACGGTTCAGCAGTGAATCATCCGAGGCAAATCCTAATCCCCTGATCTGGCTGCCGCAGAGGCCTCAGTTACACACAGACATCTGGACAGATGTTCAAGCTCTGCTCTGAGAGTAAAAATAAACCACACAGTGCCACTGtgcgcaaacaaacacacacacacacacacacacacagacatgcaaacctatagaaacacacacgtgtACGCAGATGGAAACGCCCCGATTCAAGTGGAGAAGATGTAAATTAATTAGAGGCTCTGATTAGAGCTTTATGATGACAGACACCAGCACAACAGACCTGAAGGCGTCAGAGAGCAGGTCTGTAGTTGTCTGCAGAAGAGCTTCcagatctttattttttcaccAACCGAAAAACCTTTTAAACAGCTCTAAAGCAATGATGTAACAAAAGGGCTGTTTTGattattaaaaaactgtgtctaaatatatataaaatattcttTAAGGGTTGTTGATGAATAACTTTTGAATCTGAGGCTAAATGCAGgctcaccagcagggggcagcagtgcTCTGTTGAAGGTAAATTCAGGGCTGTCAGTTTCTCCTTTGAAACTAGAACAGGCAGAGATGACTCTTAGTCAATTAATGAAATCATTGATTGCTGAGACTCACTGCTATTTTGTTAAATCAATGTATTACTCATTCATATACGTTTCTGATTTTTGGATTCATGTGGTAGTGAATCGAGTATCTTTGGGTTTTTGGACTGTGTtttttccagaaatgaagcaaaGAATATTCCAGACAAATGATAAGAACAACCCAaggtgacagaaaccatctttgataaaaaatgtatttaaagtgtactttgacttttaagtTGGTGCTAACCACCAGGTAGACACTCTGACTTCACTTATAAATGACATATATATGGCTACagtataaaatacataaaaagtgATGTTGTGCAATTCTTTATCCTCGACTGTGGTGCaatatttctgaataaaaatgagATCATCttcacttttattgtgaaacgcGGCCTCACCCATGACTCTGGCGTGAACCTTGACTCTGACACACACGTCCTCGTTGGTCtcgctcagcagcagcacctcctcACACAGAACCCCCTCCTGCTGGGCCATGTACTCACACGTCACTTTCAGACCTCCTGGAgaacacagtgaggatcacACAGATTAGGTTACCTCACTGTATTGATGAGTCCAGTTCAACACACAGGAACAAGtattctttgtctctctgtgtgcgtgtgtgtgtgtgtgtgtgacaatgaCTTGAACAAGGATCAGACTGATGATCAACAGGCCACCTGCAGGCTGAAAGAATAAAATGTCAACCTGATGAATGATGAATAAATACAGCTGACTGATGTGTACACAATCACAAATACATTGAACACACGCTTAGACAAACATAGACGTGCAGCTGCCACTTTTAAtatcagctgacacacacaagaGACTGCAGTTTTGCAAACTATGACACAAAAGAGCACGAGTGGTTTATCAAGGCAAAGGGGaaaaagacaaactgcagcagcaaactTTGGAAACGGTTTTAAAATGACGCAATAAATTGGACAAAGAGCCTCGAAGCAGAAGAGATAACTGACAAAGTTGTCGAGTtcattgttgtatttgttttgcaaAGACTTTAACCTGAACCAAGCCAAAAAAACAACGATAACAATCATCCCTCTTATCATAATCGGTAGtgggaagaggaaacagagaatctgagaCTCGCACACATTCAAGTCTGAGGTTTCTTAGCCTTCACAGGTGCAAACAAGGAAAAACTCAGAGAGTCAGTTTGAATGATTCCTCAGAGACGGGTTGCTGAGTCAGCACTTTGAGTGAACTGTCTGATGCTGTCTTCCTCAGACCATCTGGTGCAGCCTGGAACTCTGCTGCTGAGACGCACATCCACTCAGATCCGCCCCCCACAACAAGAATCACACGCTGAACTGGTTTTTTAGATTTGCATATTAACAGTGAGTTATCGTTGCACTACCTTGGAAATATAACGTATTCTACAGTTTCACTTAATACAATTGTAGAGACTTGTAGACCAGGCCTTGTTTTCCACGTTCCTCTTGTGATCTTACCCTCTGGTGCAGGTGTGATGTCAGTGATGCGGAGGTGCGGACTGGGAACAGGCGCTGGACACACCTCCTTCCCCAGAGCTGGGACATCGGGCAGGTTGAACACTATTTCATATCGATGCTGCGTCTTCAGGAAGCCCacctacagtgagggggaaggAGAAGTACAGACTTAAAAACTTTTAGGAAATATAATGGCTTCTTTCTCCTTTCTATAAATGGACTAATAGGGCCGTACCATGGGGAGAGAGGGGTGGGCCCATTAAGAAGTAATGGCGAGAGAGGGATTCGTACTGTTGAAAGCTTGGCCTCAGATCGAACTCTATTAGTCCAATACAGCTCAATAAATACAGGATGAACGTTTCATGGATAAGTAACTCTCATAAACACAACGCTGCTGCGCTGAGGTTTCCTTGAAGGACTCGTCTAATTGAAATCATTACTTTTTTCTCTGGTGGTTTTAATCCCCTCGCTTCAACCAGATCTTTGATTCTTAGTCTGAGGGGAAATAAAACCTGAATTACTTTTTGGGGTTTCACTCAACTTCAGCAAAATCTTTCTGTAACACAAATCCCACGTGAAGAAGTGGGAAAGTTCAGACTTGTGTATTCTTGAGACACTTTAAACATCACATACAATTCTGactatttttttttcagaacacCACACAGAGGCTGTATTTATTCACTGTCCATCTTCAAATTGACGAACGCATGAGTGACGTAATCACGCTGCTTTTACTGCACACAGCACAAAACATACAATTCATTCTACCTATAAAGAAGAGTGAGACATGAGAGAGAAGCAGCAACAGAGAGGTAGAAGTCTGAGGACGTAGCTGCTTTAAAtttaacaaacagaaaaattCATGAGAGGATTTTCATCCCAGAGAGGAGCGAGGGAAGCCTCACAGAGGAGACtggatgaaaagagagaggcagcgagggacaggaggaggagacagcggGGAAGTGCAGGCGAGGAGAGATAAGCCTAAAGCCCCTCCAGCTAGAGAGCGACGGCTCCGGCCCCACACCAGCCCAGAGTGACGAGAGAAGGGGCCGAGGGAATAGTGAGGGAGCACTGCAGAGAAAAACCAATAACCGTTCTGTGAGCGCAGTCCCACACTCGTCCACACGCTGTGAACAGCCTCCGAAATGGGATT is a window encoding:
- the adissp gene encoding UPF0687 protein C20orf27 homolog; this translates as MAAAKKSCAKSGGVRFSEVAPAAGAPSHVHFDEKLHDSVVMVTPEDDGNFMVKVGFLKTQHRYEIVFNLPDVPALGKEVCPAPVPSPHLRITDITPAPEGGLKVTCEYMAQQEGVLCEEVLLLSETNEDVCVRVKVHARVMDRHHGTPMLLEGVRCIGVELEYDSEQSDWQGFD